The Raphanus sativus cultivar WK10039 chromosome 2, ASM80110v3, whole genome shotgun sequence genome includes a region encoding these proteins:
- the LOC108839871 gene encoding DNA-directed RNA polymerase III subunit rpc31 — MAYRGGRGRGRGGFGGFGGFGVEYAKAEPFVIFPDITLPDRKSISDDTQLLKNFNYFERFWKSSPYHLGDGVSKKESESLDIERFSDTLKPKKTKSNARGSFYDFLVLRPDNFPKELLGDSRRERPVKRARWTQDADLQKLEALEKLEAKLKADGKEENEEGEGDDEVEESEGEDSDNGDYDKNKDFDDDDDDYNEPEDNDNEEVYI; from the exons ATGGCTTACAGAGGAGgacgaggaagaggaagaggtggGTTTGGTGGGTTTGGTGGGTTTGGCGTTGAGTACGCAAAGGCCGAACCTTTCGTTATCTTCCCT GACATTACGTTACCTGACCGTAAATCAATCTCAGACGATACCCAATTACTTAAGAACTTCAATTATTTTGAGAGGTTCTGGAAAAGTTCGCCTTACCACTTAGGCGATGGTGTTTCAAAGAAAG AGAGTGAGAGTTTAGACATTGAGAGGTTCTCAGACACGTTGAAGCCGAAGAAGACGAAGTCTAATGCGAGGGGATCTTTCTATGACTTTCTTGTTCTTAGACCTGATAACTTCCCTAAAGAACTTCTTGGAG ATAGTCGAAGAGAACGGCCTGTGAAGAGAGCTAGATGGACTCAAGACGCAG ATCTGCAGAAGCTGGAGGCCTTGGAGAAACTTGAAGCGAAGCTTAAG GCTGATGGCAAGgaagagaatgaagaaggagaaggtgaTGATGAAGTTGAGGAATCCGAGGGAGAAGATTCTGATAACGGAGACTATGATAAG AATAAAGACtttgacgatgatgatgacgattATAACGAGCCGGAGGATAACGATA atgAAGAAGTGTATATTTAA
- the LOC108825187 gene encoding protein S-acyltransferase 18: protein MTRRRHGWQRPFHSLQIVGAVIFSVLVASFYVFLGFFLGNRIAIITLLSLFSFVVGSVIVLFVRCTAIDPTDKTSAKKKRRAKSKGVLMKLRVKVVLSQVVVRFFRRLERKILRNFIRRTYLDPWKSSVQLEPLLPFPLVMKDDAVTPDPKEEEDDISYCSLCDLEVKRSSKHCRTCNRCVEGFDHHCSWLNNCVGKRNYTTFILLMVFVLLMLMVEGGTAVAVFVRCFVDKKGIETELKRKLHVEFPRWVLATISVVLVLLTAYGSAAMGQLFLFHVVLIRKGMRTYDYILAMREENQFTEVDPFDELDSSSDESSDFDSPERPRQTLISKFMCRKTNENHQRRLSIKVEGDGRSPSSTLTNKKPGFHVTINPWKLITLSSEKALQAAEKARERLRMTKPVSESGEDSLKPLPLETKFGLLLDPDNNNSALQQPSIPEAVKLHVSPGKFSSPRRRFSGSSSSSTFVPSPKQKYRSNFDLKLTEVSKELESYISRQVLCSVIKQDGSEASPR from the exons ATGACGAGACGACGCCATGGCTGGCAAAGACCCTTTCACTCATTACAG ATCGTAGGAGCTGTTATCTTTAGTGTTCTGGTCGCATCTTTCTATGTCTTCCTCGGCTTCTTCCTTGGGAATCGAATAGCTATCATCACGCTTCTTTCACTCTTCTCTTTTGTG GTGGGTTCGGTTATAGTTCTGTTCGTAAGGTGCACAGCGATTGATCCTACGGATAAGACTAGTGctaagaagaagagaagggCGAAATCAAAAGGAGTGCTGATGAAGCTGAGAGTCAAGGTTGTTTTGAGCCAAGTCGTTGTGAGGTTTTTCAGGAGGTTAGAGAGGAAGATCTTGAGGAACTTTATAAGAAGGACGTATCTGGATCCGTGGAAGAGCAGCGTGCAGCTTGAACCGCTTCTTCCTTTTCCACTTGTCATGAAAGATGATGCTGTTACACCGGACCctaaagaggaggaagatgataTCTCTTACTGCTCACTTTGTGATTTAGAG gTTAAACGCAGCAGTAAGCATTGCAGGACATGTAACCGGTGTGTTGAAGGGTTTGATCATCATTGCAGT TGGCTTAACAACTGCGTTGGGAAAAGGAATTACACCACTTTCATACTCCTGATGGTTTTCGTCTTGCTCATG CTAATGGTTGAAGGAGGAACAGCTGTTGCTGTATTTGTTAGATGTTTTGTGGATAAGAAAGGGATCGAAACCGAATTGAAGAGAAAGCTACATGTAGAGTTCCCTAGATGGGTTCTTGCTACAATATCT GTTGTGCTGGTTTTGTTAACGGCCTATGGCTCGGCAGCTATGGGGCAGCTTTTCCTCTTCCATGTGGTTCTCATAAGAAAG GGGATGAGAACATATGACTATATATTAGCAATGAGGGAGGAGAATCAATTTACAGAAGTGGACCCTTTTGATGAACTGGATTCATCTTCAGATGAAAGCTCAGATTTTGATTCACCTGAAAGACCAAGACAAACATTAATCTCCAAGTTCATGTGCAGGAAAACTAATGag AATCATCAGAGGAGACTATCAATAAAAGTAGAAGGAGATGGGCGTTCACCTTCTTCCACGCTGACCAACAAGAAACCAGGCTTTCATGTAACCATAAACCCATGGAAGCTGATCACTCTAAGCAGTGAAAAGGCGCTACAAGCAGCTGAGAAAGCAAGGGAGAGACTGAGGATGACTAAACCGGTTTCAGAGTCTGGAGAAGATTCGCTTAAGCCACTTCCACTAGAGACGAAGTTTGGACTTTTGTTAGATCCAGACAATAACAACAGTGCGTTACAACAACCATCAATACCTGAAGCAGTTAAACTTCATGTCTCACCAGGGAAGTTCTCTAGCCCAAGAAGAAGGTTCTCaggctcttcttcttcttctacctttgTGCCATCTCCCAAACAAAAATACAGGAGTAACTTTGACTTGAAGCTAACTGAAGTATCTAAGGAGCTTGAAAGTTACATCTCAAGACAAGTTCTGTGTTCTGTGATAAAGCAAGATGGAAGTGAAGCATCaccaagatga